One window from the genome of Nicotiana tomentosiformis chromosome 5, ASM39032v3, whole genome shotgun sequence encodes:
- the LOC138892045 gene encoding uncharacterized mitochondrial protein AtMg00820-like — MDGTFPVFAAFVKKIQVKMSHNVLQEHPNVRHKDEIQVSNWKHKSSHPLQNVITPLDSGIETRSKSRNSLTFSAFLSQIEPKNIKEALKDADWINAIQDELHQFERNIVWHLVPRPSDITVIGTRWVFRNKLDKFGNTIRNKARLVVQGYNQEEGIDYDEIFAPVARMEAIRILVPLHLIWNSNCSKWMSKVHF; from the exons ATGGATGGAACTTTTCCAGTATTTGCTGCCTTTGTGAAGAAGATTCAAGTGAAGATGAGCCATAATGTT ctccaagaacaccCCAATGTGAGACATAAGGATGAAATTCAGGTGTCTAACTGGAAACACAAGAGTTCACATCCTCTTCAAAATGTGATCACTCCTCTTGACTCAGGGATTGAAACCAGATCAAAGTCAAGAAATTCACTTACTTTCTCAGCCTTTCTCTCTCAAATTGAGCCTaaaaatatcaaggaagcattgaaagatgctgacTGGATTAATGCTATACAAGATgaactccatcaatttgagaggaacatCGTATGGCACCTAGTTCCTCGACCATCAGACATAACTGTTATAGGAACTAggtgggtcttcagaaacaaacttgataagTTTGGGAACACAATAAGGAACAAGGCAAGGTTAGTAGTTCAAGGCTATAATCAAGAAGAAGGAATCGACTATGATGAAATAtttgctccagttgctcgaatggaagccATCAGAATCCTCGTGCCTTtacatctcatatggaattcaaattgttccaaatggatgtcaaaagtgcatttctaa
- the LOC138892046 gene encoding uncharacterized mitochondrial protein AtMg00300-like, giving the protein MAKRYKNIYVADFESLYNGDLKCLSVVDDDAELWHRRLGHVSFMLLNKLVKKDLVHGLPKSSFKDHKVCDVCVKGKQVRSSFKTKMEVSTSRPLDLLHMDLCGPWRVPSRGGKKYIFVIVDDYSRFS; this is encoded by the coding sequence ATGGCAAAAAGATACAAAAACAtttatgttgctgattttgagtcctTGTATAATGGAGATCTCAAATGTCtgagtgttgttgatgatgatgctgaacttTGGCACAGAAGATTGGGACATGTAAGTTTTATGTTGCTGAACAAATTAgtcaagaaggacctggttcatGGGCTGCCTAAGTCAAGTTTTAaagatcacaaggtgtgtgatgtATGTGTGAAAGGAAAGCAAGTCAGGTCCTCCTTCAAGACCAAAATGGAAGTaagcacctcaaggccacttgatctccttcatatggatctgtgtggacCTTGGAGGGTAccaagtagaggaggaaagaagtacattttTGTCATAGTGGATGACTACTCCAGATTCAGCTGA